In a single window of the Elaeis guineensis isolate ETL-2024a chromosome 6, EG11, whole genome shotgun sequence genome:
- the LOC105047737 gene encoding uncharacterized protein isoform X1, whose product MPRMEDILNLPVQDPPLFEFSAANLNWIKVDGGRQGGDDIALIPFSRVDDFVKGESSNAECPASFRIESRRKRSEGTVTKPRIDAYIEYTLYWCSYGPEDYRRSESSNSDCPNNKPLSGKGSRPGRRHMMRGCLCHFTVKRLYGRPLLALIIYNQQNHVDKTGAPCHGLLDMDAVGTRAMYAPWISDGLRQKIICMLYVGMSLDNIIQHHVEMVERHGGPRNRDDFLTRNDVRNIERVILHSTYKLHADDALSLDMWVQRHQKYVFFFRGNCEMEPFVLGIQTEWQLQQMLHYGHNGCVALHSSFGLKKLRHPLHTLLVFDSCQNAIPVAWVINSSFDGPYIHNWIDALVERARAKHHRWRPNSFLVDDPSLDVFIIRETFQCQVFLCLWHVRRAWFKGLLKKCFNFDVQKEIFRLLGHILYCPKSGQNVMDIIEEFMQIFIDQHEFMEYFKKRWLTRIDMWIAAVGTLPVSKQELDAAIESYHLKLKSKLLSDVHANSWHRVDWLVHTLTTEFHSIYWFHKYTEECGPLRNHMEEFLPTNSWYRALQIPDLDVLLDEEDLHPSKVVSQSDRSLAYTIWNPGSEFSICDCPWSRMGNLCEHVIKVGIFCRNQQHHLKGLEDLSNGALLQPSSALDASAFFHENISPQTSMPREQILGTRRQRTLSRQLNNGGLQLDFLGRNTCKYSGSNW is encoded by the exons ATGCCACGTATGGAGGACATTCTAAATCTTCCTGTTCAAGATCCTCCGCTTTTTGAATTTTCTGCCGCTAATTTGAACTGGATAAAAGTAGATGGAGGTCGCCAGGGTGGTGATGATATTGCTCTGATTCCGTTCTCCCGAGTTGACGATTTTGTCAAAGGTGAATCATCAAATGCAGAATGCCCTGCAAGTTTTCGTATTGAGTCAAGAAGAAAGCGATCTGAAGGAACCGTTACCAAGCCTAGGATTGATGCTTATATCGAATATACTCT ATATTGGTGCTCTTATGGTCCTGAAGACTATCGTCGTTCTGAGTCTAGCAACAGCGATTGCCCGAATAATAAACCATTATCAGGGAAAGGTAGCAGGCCCGGTAGGCGGCACATGATGAGAGGCTGTCTCTGCCATTTCACTGTTAAGCGCTTGTATGGTCGTCCACTTCTAGCACTCATCATCTATAACCAGCAAAATCATGTCGATAAGACAGGGGCACCCTGTCACGGTCTACTGGATATGGATGCTGTAGGAACCCGAGCTATGTATGCTCCATGGATTTCAGATGGACTGCggcaaaaaataatatgtatgctTTATGTTGGTATGTCTTTAGATAACATCATTCAACATCATGTAGAAATGGTGGAGAGACATGGTGGACCTCGTAATCGTGATGATTTTCTGACAAGAAATGATGTTCGTAACATTGAAAGGGTAATCCTCCATTCTACATACAAACTGCATGCTGATGATGCATTAAGCCTAGACATGTGGGTGCAGCGCCATCAGAAGTATGTTTTTTTCTTCCGAGGCAACTGTGAAATGGAACCATTTGTTTTAGGCATACAAACGGAATGGCAGTTACAGCAGATGCTTCATTATGGGCATAATGGTTGCGTGGCTTTACATTCATCTTTTGGCTTGAAGAAGCTTCGG CATCCCTTGCATACATTATTAGTTTTTGACTCATGCCAAAATGCAATTCCTGTTGCATGGGTCATCAATTCTAGTTTTGATGGTCCATATATACATAACTGGATAGATGCCCTTGTTGAGCGAGCACGAGCAAAGCATCATAGATGGAGGCCAAATTCCTTTTTAGTCGATGATCCATCTCTTGATGTTTTCATCATCAG AGAGACATTTCAGTGTCAGGTCTTTTTATGCCTTTGGCATGTACGCCGAGCTTGGTTTAAAGGACTTTTGAAGAAATGCTTCAATTTTGATGTGCAGAAGGAAATATTTAGGCTGCTAGGACACATCTTGTACTGCCCAAAAAGTGGCCAAAATGTCATGGATATAATAGAAGAGTTCATGCAAATATTTATTGATCAGCATGAATTCATGGAGTACTTTAAGAAACGATGGTTGACAAGAATTG ACATGTGGATCGCTGCTGTGGGGACTCTTCCTGTTTCAAAGCAAGAACTTGATGCTGCAATCGAGTCTTACCATTTAAAATTGAAATCGAAACTCTTAAGCGATGTGCATGCCAATTCATGGCATAGAGTCGACTGGTTGGTGCACACGCTAACCACTGAATTTCACTCCATATATTGGTTTCACAAATACACTGAAGAATGTGGTCCTTTAAGGAATCACATGGAGGAGTTTCTTCCAACCAATTCATGGTATCGGGCACTGCAAATTCCAGATCTTGATGTGTTATTGGATGAGGAAGACCTTCACCCATCAAAGGTTGTTTCCCAATCTGATAGGAGCCTAGCATACACAATATGGAATCCTGGTTCAGAATTTTCAATCTGTGATTGCCCTTGGTCGAGGATGGGTAATCTTTGCGAGCATGTGATTAAAGTAGGTATTTTCTGTAGAAATCAGCAG CATCACCTCAAGGGCTTGGAAGATTTATCCAACGGTGCCCTTCTTCAGCCATCATCTGCTTTAGATGCAAGTGCTTTTTTCCATGAAAATATTTCACCACAAACGAGTATGCCCAGAGAACAGATTTTGGGTACTAGGAGGCAAAGGACTTTGAgcagacagttgaacaatggggGCTTACAACTTGATTTTCTGGGGAGGAACACTTGTAAATATTCAGGTTCCAACTGGTAA
- the LOC105047737 gene encoding uncharacterized protein isoform X2 — translation MPRMEDILNLPVQDPPLFEFSAANLNWIKVDGGRQGGDDIALIPFSRVDDFVKGESSNAECPASFRIESRRKRSEGTVTKPRIDAYIEYTLYWCSYGPEDYRRSESSNSDCPNNKPLSGKGSRPGRRHMMRGCLCHFTVKRLYGRPLLALIIYNQQNHVDKTGAPCHGLLDMDAVGTRAMYAPWISDGLRQKIICMLYVGMSLDNIIQHHVEMVERHGGPRNRDDFLTRNDVRNIERVILHSTYKLHADDALSLDMWVQRHQKYVFFFRGNCEMEPFVLGIQTEWQLQQMLHYGHNGCVALHSSFGLKKLRHPLHTLLVFDSCQNAIPVAWVINSSFDGPYIHNWIDALVERARAKHHRWRPNSFLVDDPSLDVFIIRETFQCQVFLCLWHVRRAWFKGLLKKCFNFDVQKEIFRLLGHILYCPKSGQNVMDIIEEFMQIFIDQHEFMEYFKKRWLTRIDMWIAAVGTLPVSKQELDAAIESYHLKLKSKLLSDVHANSWHRVDWLVHTLTTEFHSIYWFHKYTEECGPLRNHMEEFLPTNSWYRALQIPDLDVLLDEEDLHPSKVVSQSDRSLAYTIWNPGSEFSICDCPWSRMGNLCEHVIKVGIFCRNQQVSRPSSASQIYL, via the exons ATGCCACGTATGGAGGACATTCTAAATCTTCCTGTTCAAGATCCTCCGCTTTTTGAATTTTCTGCCGCTAATTTGAACTGGATAAAAGTAGATGGAGGTCGCCAGGGTGGTGATGATATTGCTCTGATTCCGTTCTCCCGAGTTGACGATTTTGTCAAAGGTGAATCATCAAATGCAGAATGCCCTGCAAGTTTTCGTATTGAGTCAAGAAGAAAGCGATCTGAAGGAACCGTTACCAAGCCTAGGATTGATGCTTATATCGAATATACTCT ATATTGGTGCTCTTATGGTCCTGAAGACTATCGTCGTTCTGAGTCTAGCAACAGCGATTGCCCGAATAATAAACCATTATCAGGGAAAGGTAGCAGGCCCGGTAGGCGGCACATGATGAGAGGCTGTCTCTGCCATTTCACTGTTAAGCGCTTGTATGGTCGTCCACTTCTAGCACTCATCATCTATAACCAGCAAAATCATGTCGATAAGACAGGGGCACCCTGTCACGGTCTACTGGATATGGATGCTGTAGGAACCCGAGCTATGTATGCTCCATGGATTTCAGATGGACTGCggcaaaaaataatatgtatgctTTATGTTGGTATGTCTTTAGATAACATCATTCAACATCATGTAGAAATGGTGGAGAGACATGGTGGACCTCGTAATCGTGATGATTTTCTGACAAGAAATGATGTTCGTAACATTGAAAGGGTAATCCTCCATTCTACATACAAACTGCATGCTGATGATGCATTAAGCCTAGACATGTGGGTGCAGCGCCATCAGAAGTATGTTTTTTTCTTCCGAGGCAACTGTGAAATGGAACCATTTGTTTTAGGCATACAAACGGAATGGCAGTTACAGCAGATGCTTCATTATGGGCATAATGGTTGCGTGGCTTTACATTCATCTTTTGGCTTGAAGAAGCTTCGG CATCCCTTGCATACATTATTAGTTTTTGACTCATGCCAAAATGCAATTCCTGTTGCATGGGTCATCAATTCTAGTTTTGATGGTCCATATATACATAACTGGATAGATGCCCTTGTTGAGCGAGCACGAGCAAAGCATCATAGATGGAGGCCAAATTCCTTTTTAGTCGATGATCCATCTCTTGATGTTTTCATCATCAG AGAGACATTTCAGTGTCAGGTCTTTTTATGCCTTTGGCATGTACGCCGAGCTTGGTTTAAAGGACTTTTGAAGAAATGCTTCAATTTTGATGTGCAGAAGGAAATATTTAGGCTGCTAGGACACATCTTGTACTGCCCAAAAAGTGGCCAAAATGTCATGGATATAATAGAAGAGTTCATGCAAATATTTATTGATCAGCATGAATTCATGGAGTACTTTAAGAAACGATGGTTGACAAGAATTG ACATGTGGATCGCTGCTGTGGGGACTCTTCCTGTTTCAAAGCAAGAACTTGATGCTGCAATCGAGTCTTACCATTTAAAATTGAAATCGAAACTCTTAAGCGATGTGCATGCCAATTCATGGCATAGAGTCGACTGGTTGGTGCACACGCTAACCACTGAATTTCACTCCATATATTGGTTTCACAAATACACTGAAGAATGTGGTCCTTTAAGGAATCACATGGAGGAGTTTCTTCCAACCAATTCATGGTATCGGGCACTGCAAATTCCAGATCTTGATGTGTTATTGGATGAGGAAGACCTTCACCCATCAAAGGTTGTTTCCCAATCTGATAGGAGCCTAGCATACACAATATGGAATCCTGGTTCAGAATTTTCAATCTGTGATTGCCCTTGGTCGAGGATGGGTAATCTTTGCGAGCATGTGATTAAAGTAGGTATTTTCTGTAGAAATCAGCAGGTATCAAGGCCATCATCAGCATCCCAAATATATCTTTGA
- the LOC105047737 gene encoding uncharacterized protein isoform X3: MMRGCLCHFTVKRLYGRPLLALIIYNQQNHVDKTGAPCHGLLDMDAVGTRAMYAPWISDGLRQKIICMLYVGMSLDNIIQHHVEMVERHGGPRNRDDFLTRNDVRNIERVILHSTYKLHADDALSLDMWVQRHQKYVFFFRGNCEMEPFVLGIQTEWQLQQMLHYGHNGCVALHSSFGLKKLRHPLHTLLVFDSCQNAIPVAWVINSSFDGPYIHNWIDALVERARAKHHRWRPNSFLVDDPSLDVFIIRETFQCQVFLCLWHVRRAWFKGLLKKCFNFDVQKEIFRLLGHILYCPKSGQNVMDIIEEFMQIFIDQHEFMEYFKKRWLTRIDMWIAAVGTLPVSKQELDAAIESYHLKLKSKLLSDVHANSWHRVDWLVHTLTTEFHSIYWFHKYTEECGPLRNHMEEFLPTNSWYRALQIPDLDVLLDEEDLHPSKVVSQSDRSLAYTIWNPGSEFSICDCPWSRMGNLCEHVIKVGIFCRNQQHHLKGLEDLSNGALLQPSSALDASAFFHENISPQTSMPREQILGTRRQRTLSRQLNNGGLQLDFLGRNTCKYSGSNW; this comes from the exons ATGATGAGAGGCTGTCTCTGCCATTTCACTGTTAAGCGCTTGTATGGTCGTCCACTTCTAGCACTCATCATCTATAACCAGCAAAATCATGTCGATAAGACAGGGGCACCCTGTCACGGTCTACTGGATATGGATGCTGTAGGAACCCGAGCTATGTATGCTCCATGGATTTCAGATGGACTGCggcaaaaaataatatgtatgctTTATGTTGGTATGTCTTTAGATAACATCATTCAACATCATGTAGAAATGGTGGAGAGACATGGTGGACCTCGTAATCGTGATGATTTTCTGACAAGAAATGATGTTCGTAACATTGAAAGGGTAATCCTCCATTCTACATACAAACTGCATGCTGATGATGCATTAAGCCTAGACATGTGGGTGCAGCGCCATCAGAAGTATGTTTTTTTCTTCCGAGGCAACTGTGAAATGGAACCATTTGTTTTAGGCATACAAACGGAATGGCAGTTACAGCAGATGCTTCATTATGGGCATAATGGTTGCGTGGCTTTACATTCATCTTTTGGCTTGAAGAAGCTTCGG CATCCCTTGCATACATTATTAGTTTTTGACTCATGCCAAAATGCAATTCCTGTTGCATGGGTCATCAATTCTAGTTTTGATGGTCCATATATACATAACTGGATAGATGCCCTTGTTGAGCGAGCACGAGCAAAGCATCATAGATGGAGGCCAAATTCCTTTTTAGTCGATGATCCATCTCTTGATGTTTTCATCATCAG AGAGACATTTCAGTGTCAGGTCTTTTTATGCCTTTGGCATGTACGCCGAGCTTGGTTTAAAGGACTTTTGAAGAAATGCTTCAATTTTGATGTGCAGAAGGAAATATTTAGGCTGCTAGGACACATCTTGTACTGCCCAAAAAGTGGCCAAAATGTCATGGATATAATAGAAGAGTTCATGCAAATATTTATTGATCAGCATGAATTCATGGAGTACTTTAAGAAACGATGGTTGACAAGAATTG ACATGTGGATCGCTGCTGTGGGGACTCTTCCTGTTTCAAAGCAAGAACTTGATGCTGCAATCGAGTCTTACCATTTAAAATTGAAATCGAAACTCTTAAGCGATGTGCATGCCAATTCATGGCATAGAGTCGACTGGTTGGTGCACACGCTAACCACTGAATTTCACTCCATATATTGGTTTCACAAATACACTGAAGAATGTGGTCCTTTAAGGAATCACATGGAGGAGTTTCTTCCAACCAATTCATGGTATCGGGCACTGCAAATTCCAGATCTTGATGTGTTATTGGATGAGGAAGACCTTCACCCATCAAAGGTTGTTTCCCAATCTGATAGGAGCCTAGCATACACAATATGGAATCCTGGTTCAGAATTTTCAATCTGTGATTGCCCTTGGTCGAGGATGGGTAATCTTTGCGAGCATGTGATTAAAGTAGGTATTTTCTGTAGAAATCAGCAG CATCACCTCAAGGGCTTGGAAGATTTATCCAACGGTGCCCTTCTTCAGCCATCATCTGCTTTAGATGCAAGTGCTTTTTTCCATGAAAATATTTCACCACAAACGAGTATGCCCAGAGAACAGATTTTGGGTACTAGGAGGCAAAGGACTTTGAgcagacagttgaacaatggggGCTTACAACTTGATTTTCTGGGGAGGAACACTTGTAAATATTCAGGTTCCAACTGGTAA
- the LOC105047736 gene encoding leucine-rich repeat extensin-like protein 4, translating into MKEDRLELDLLLLLLVLFLSSILPLSSAFSSHGLTDAEAGYIRRRQLLTYRDQLGGCGENVTVDPTFVFPNPRLRNAYIALQAWKLAIFSDPLNLTANWVGPDVCNYTSVYCAPLPSDPHLTVVAGIDLNHGDIAGYLPDELGLLSDLALLHINSNRFCGIVPRTFGHLRLLFELDLSNNRLAGKFPEIVLQLPSLRYLDLRYNEFEGGVPKALFDKDLDAIFINNNRFVFDIPENLGNSPVSVVVFANNRFRGCLPRSIGNMSKTLNEIIFLNNGLTACLPPEIGLLKSLTVFDVSFNQLVGPLPTSIAGMLSLEQLDVAHNLLSGQIPAQICLLPRLQNFTYSYNFFTGEPPQCLRVPSFDELQNCLPGRPAQRSDSQCKSFLSQPIDCAAFRCAPFIPSLPPPPPPSPPPPPPVFSPPNPVLLHSPPPVLSPPPPPPSPPPPSPPPPSPPPPSPPPPSPPPPSPPPPSPPPPSPSPPPPSPPPPSPPPPSPPPPSPPPPSPSPPPPSPPPPSPPPPAQPSPPAPIYCVHPPPPPPPNSPPPPSPPPSHFYPPPPYASPPPPHYSPPPPPNSPPPPPNSPPPPLYLPPPPPPNSPPPPPPCMELPPPPPSPLASPSPALVPYEPPLSPSPPLPSPPLHYEPLPSPSPLPPLHYEAPPPPSPSPPPPPKPWEFLPPSSPPPPSLYEGPLPPVVGISYASPPPPPFYY; encoded by the coding sequence ATGAAGGAGGATAGACTAGAACtggatctcctcctcctcctcctggtGTTATTTCTCTCCTCTATTCTCCCTCTATCCTCCGCCTTCTCCAGCCATGGCCTCACCGACGCGGAGGCCGGCTACATCCGGCGCCGGCAGCTCCTCACGTACAGAGACCAGCTCGGCGGGTGCGGTGAGAACGTGACTGTGGACCCCACCTTCGTCTTCCCCAACCCCCGCCTCCGCAACGCCTACATTGCCCTCCAGGCCTGGAAGCTCGCTATCTTCTCCGACCCACTCAACCTCACCGCCAACTGGGTCGGCCCAGATGTCTGCAACTACACCTCCGTCTACTGCGCCCCGCTCCCTTCCGACCCCCACCTTACCGTCGTCGCAGGCATCGACCTCAACCACGGCGACATCGCCGGTTACCTCCCCGACGAGCTCGGCCTCCTTTCCGACCTCGCCCTCCTCCACATCAACTCCAACCGCTTCTGCGGCATCGTCCCCCGGACCTTCGGCCACCTCCGCCTCctcttcgagctcgacctcagcaaCAACCGCTTAGCCGGAAAATTCCCCGAGATCGTCCTCCAACTCCCTTCTCTCAGATACCTCGACCTCCGCTACAACGAGTTCGAGGGCGGCGTCCCTAAGGCTCTCTTCGACAAGGATCTCGACGCCATTTTCATCAACAACAACCGCTTCGTCTTCGACATACCGGAGAACCTGGGCAACTCGCCGGTCTCCGTCGTGGTCTTTGCCAATAACCGGTTCCGTGGCTGCCTCCCGCGGAGCATCGGCAACATGTCGAAAACGTTGAACGAGATCATTTTCCTGAACAATGGGCTCACAGCTTGCCTGCCCCCGGAGATCGGCCTGCTCAAAAGCCTCACTGTTTTTGACGTCAGTTTCAACCAGCTCGTCGGGCCGCTGCCCACCTCCATTGCCGGGATGCTGAGTTTGGAGCAGCTGGATGTGGCTCATAATCTTCTCTCCGGTCAGATCCCGGCGCAGATCTGCCTGCTTCCCCGCCTCCAGAACTTTACCTACTCGTATAACTTCTTCACTGGAGAGCCGCCGCAGTGCCTCAGGGTGCCATCGTTCGACGAACTTCAGAACTGCCTGCCTGGCCGCCCGGCACAACGATCGGACAGCCAGTGTAAGTCCTTCTTGTCCCAACCCATCGACTGCGCCGCCTTCCGCTGCGCCCCCTTCATCCCCTCCCtccctccgccgccgccgccatccCCTCCTCCACCTCCGCCGGTGTTCTCACCGCCAAATCCGGTCCTTCTTCATTCTCCTCCCCCGGTTCTCTCGCCGCCGCCTCCTCcgccatctcctcctcctccatcccCACCACCGCCGTCTCCTCCACCACCATCCCCTCCTCCGCCCTCACCACCTCCTCCATCCCCACCCCCGCCATCTCCTCCCCCCCCATCCCCATCTCCGCCCCCTCCATCCCCACCCCCGCCGTCTCCGCCGCCTCCATCCCCACCCCCGCCGTCTCCTCCACCACCATCCCCATCTCCGCCGCCGCCGTCGCCACCACCTCCATCGCCCCCGCCTCCTGCTCAACCTTCGCCACCGGCGCCCATCTACTGCGTCCACCCCCCACCGCCGCCTCCGCCAAACTCTCCTCCACCTCCGTCGCCTCCTCCCTCGCACTTCTATCCTCCACCACCTTATGCTTCTCCACCTCCACCACATTACTCGCCGCCGCCGCCACCTAACTCACCACCGCCACCACCCAACTCGCCGCCGCCTCCACTGTATTTGCCGCCGCCGCCACCACCAAACTCCCCACCACCGCCGCCTCCATGCATGGAGCTGCCTCCGCCGCCACCATCACCGCTAGCTTCTCCTTCACCAGCACTAGTTCCTTACGAACCCCCACTATCTCCTTCTCCTCCACTGCCTTCACCACCACTTCACTATGAGCCGCTGCCTTCGCCATCACCACTACCCCCGCTTCATTATGAAGCACCCCCTCCCCCTTCTCCATCCCCTCCGCCACCTCCAAAGCCTTGGGAGTTCTTGCCGCCATCTTCTCCGCCACCACCCTCTCTGTATGAGGGCCCATTGCCGCCAGTTGTTGGAATCTCATATGcatctccccctcctcctcctttctactATTGA